ATAAGTCACACATATGTTGTTTGTTAATGCTTGGTTTTTAGCCACAGCTTTTTGTTGCTCAACTAACTACCCGGGAACTATGTTAATCTTTAACCCGTGGacattctgcttcctgtttttatAAATCTTAAGTCAGTTTCCATTCtggtcttaaagaaaaaaatctatgagtTTGTGTGTTCcacccattgtgtgtgtgtgtgtgtgtgtgtgtgtgtgtgtgtttatgtgtgcgtgcatgcatgcgcacgtgcacttgtgtgcctgtgtgtgtgtctgttacaATATCTAGCTAGTGGCGGAAGTTTACATATGGGGAATGTACACCATTATGGACAGGTGCATATCTGTATTCTTTTAATAGCTAAACCTTCTCAGTGAAAATAAATTGATGGGTTTTAGGTGAAGTATTTTCCAAGCGaaactttttatttcaaagtGCCTAGATGCCTTTGTtctacatttttagtttttttctgacTGCAGCAGATGGTCTCTCAAAGGAAACACAAACCAATATCTTCATTTGCTGTAAGGGAAGGCATGATGGGCCCATAgcccatgcacatatacacacagcctACATTCTAGCTCAATgtcaacaggaagaagaaaaggacataGCAGGGAGCTTTGAGGATATTCATTTGATAAGAGAAAATGAGGGGCCTTTATAATTGCTGTGTAATTTACTATTAACTTGTCTCCAGTTTGCCTTTACTCTGTGCATTAGGTGACTTGGCCCTTTAATTCTTAGGTATGCTGAAAGCTGAACCGAAGTAGTCACTAGAGTCTGGTGGAAGACCATGAGGGTAACTAAACTGAGAACTCAGAAAATTcatgattttgaaaatatcaatTAATATGCTTTTCTGAAAAATGCTATCATTAAAACATAAGTGTTCATCAGAGAAACATGATATTGAAGGgagaaaagatgaataaaaaattGTACaacattaataaatttaaaacttgcTGCTGTGTCTGGCAAATTATCATATTTTCTAAATGCAGACTAACTTATGCAATTCTTTTACTAAAATGCTGACATAAAGGACACTTAAATGTTAAATAGTGAAATATCTTATACCTACTAATTTAGCTTATGATacaggtgggtttttgtttgtttgtttttaatgcagcaTATACAACTTCtacatgatttctttttcaaataaaagagtACATTTTTAAGAGTAATGGCATTTGAGGGCATTTTTCCCCAAAAGCATTCCTAGCCCATCTTTcctatatgttttatttatttttggtttatttgtttgcttaatgAAGTAAGTTtaactgcattttaaatttcttccttttttaaggTAGTCGTTTGCTTTCAGATGTGCCCCTTAGCAGGGAAGAAAAGGTAGAGATGTCCTCCACTTTGGTGAGGGTGGAACAGAGTTCAGCCTCACCCTCTGCACAGCATAGGAGTGATTACAGAGCTCCCCCAGGACATAAAAAACTAAAGTTACTTTATCATCCTTTTGCAAATGTTCAGAGACTTGTGGCTTAATCCCTGTAATCAGCCTAATTCTGTAATCTagagaaacataataaaactCAAGGGACATGTACAAAAGGATCTTCAACTTTTGTGGCTCTAGCAACTTCCTTAATAATACTCTAAAATAAAACTCCCTTTTCAGAATGAAGCAATTAAATAATATCTTCTCTACTATGTGCtcatattaggtttttttttaattaacaattaCCAAGAGCTAGCAATCATTTCCACAGGAGCTTGAGAAACCTTAGAACCCCCtttcaaattccttttttaaatcagcattttATTATTGTGAATTTGTAAATCATACACCAAGACTCTGGTAGATCAATCTAATAATAAATGCTATTTATCTGTCCTGATCTTGTTTTCATTGCTCTCACATTTCAGAAAGTATAGAGTTTATGAACCAGTCCCCTGTTAGCATGGCCCCCTTAGATAGCATATACGTACCATCAAATAATTCAGTTATGGGTATGATAGAGACTGATGATTTCTTTTGCCCACTCACTCACAGGTGGAAGACACAGCAGCAAGGAGTTCTGTCGAACAAGTGTTTAGGAAGGTGTTTAATTAAGCAGGGAGCCAAGACACAGTTATAGGACACAAGACATGGTGTGTGGAGACACTATAAAGAATTCCAGTTTATGGTCATTGATATGTCATTTGCCAAAAGACTAAGTTAGAGAAATAAATTACTTTCAGTTTTCCATACATGCAAAGGTTAAGTTTAGTTGTTACAAAAGTTTTGCTGTTGTATGTGCTGAAAGAAAAgcataaacagttttaaaaaataaatcacttgaTTGGCTTCAGAAAAATACTTTAGTTCATATTTCATTGATTTGACCTTTTGACTCAAGATCAGAGAATGAGTCcagcatgaaaacaaaataaaacaacaaaaatccccacaaaatagaaacaaaccatTTACCATGGAAAAGGCATTTCCCTGCCAGCTAACTTCCACTAGtttttattgcattatttttGAAATGCCAAGAAACTGGCTTTGGACATAATATTTGCTGTTCAACTAAACCATAGCTGTCAGTATGCAGTTGCTCACAACCATTAGCTAAACACCATTATTTGACAAAGTCCCTTTAGAGAGACTGTATATGTTCTAAGGTGTGTCTAGCATGTAGAATCAAGTAACGGTCAGTTAGGCTGGGGCTGTACCCCTCGGAGAAAATCCACAGACTCTTGCCCAAAGGAAGGAGTTTCAGTAACCTTTACGTTTTGAAAGACACACAGTCTGTCCTGCTTCTGAGAACACTTTCCTGTTCTCAGAAATAAACAGTAGGACAGACTACAGAAGAGGGCCCAAAGCCCAAGAACCCTAGATTCCTTTCAAAAGGGATCAAGAGgtgagggggggggtggggagaaccaAAGATGAAATGGTGATGAAATACAACACGAAGAAAAGAACCCTTGTGGAACTTGCTCACAATTTTCACCAAACCAGCAGACCCTTGAACTGACAAAAATTCAGTACAATATGCACACATTAATGAACAGCTCTACCACCACAGGGCTGCTCTgtaaagccagaaagaaaagagagagagagagagagagagagagagagagagagagagagagagagagagagagagagagaagaagaagaattatatCCCCAAACAGAATTCTCATATGAGTTGAGATAAATCAGAGTGAAAGGCAATGTCAGCTAAGGTCTTAGCTAAATTCCACTCCTAATGGCCCCCAATATTTAAGCTATCATGGATTAAagccatgaaaataaaaatttcaatttgaaATTTCTTTAGCATGTTGCTAAAAATGATCAAGAGAAGCATCGACACTGTAGGCTTTGTTGACATCCTTGGAAAACtgctgtttcatttaaaaaaaacaatctcCTCCGGCCCCCTGCCTTCTGAGATCTTCTAGTAAGGAAAAGCCAAACTAAAGACGCTGGCCAGGCTGTCCTAATGCTGGTTTCTGGAATGTTGTAGATGCTCCCTGCTGCCCTCTCCTCTGGTCCCTTGGAAAACAGAACTCTCTGAAACTCAAGAGTAAGGGAAGCAAGCAAGGGCTTCTGAGCAAAAAGCCGCCTCCTTCCTACATTCAAGTGCCCACACACAAGGTGAATTATCTCCTTTACTGGAGCAAGCTGACCCTCCTCACCCAAAGAGGAGGTGTGCCAATTTCCTCCCTGGACCCAGAAGACTTCGCTTCTGGCAGGCGTCTGTCagtctgggggctgggggggggggggggggtggcgggtggCGTCTGTTTCCAGCTGTGCAAAGGGGAAGCCAAACCTATCTAACTAAGCCCAGAGCAGCCTGGAATTCATTGTCAGTAgaccctgggctggagagctgcaAAGACAGTTCTAGGCAGCCTCAGGGTTACCTGGagcaccctccccaccccacccccgcaagtGCTCCCATGTACACAGGGACAGGCTCGATTTCATGAGAATTCTGATATCCGGGGCCACATCCACTCGGAGCTGAACTGTGCCCGAAAAGACCAATTCTCCCCTCTGACTGGTCTGTGTGTGCGCAtctggggatgggaagggagcGGTTGTGGTGACAGTCCCCTGTGACTAAGAGTGTTTGCCCTGTCCGATGAAGAGTCACTGACCATTGGCTCGCTGGAAAGGTCGTGTCCTTGCTCCCCTTTGCCCCCTCCCCGTTTCCCGTCAGAACCCAGGAGAAAGGCGCTGGCTGGGTCACCCCTGCACAGTCACCAACAACGGAGCTGTCTTAGGGACATGCCTGCCCATTGCCGGAGTTTGTTCCCAAAGCTTCCAGCCGCTGGCCCTGGGCGGGCGCGCTAGGGGGAGTGAGGTGCAGATTTGAGGGAACTGGAAGGGAGTTCCGGGCATGGGAACCGGCGCACCGGCTGCCTTTCTGAGGCTACTCCTTGTCGTCCACGAAGTCCTCAAGCTCCTGCAACACTCGCAGGCGACCACTGGCGTCTATGCGGCGCTTCTCGCGGATGAGGTCCTCCAGACTGTGGAACCGGGCCGTGTGGACTTTATTCTCCTCCAGATGTACCTTGAGATAATACTGCTGCTGAGGAGGCTGCGTGCCTGCGGGAACCTCCCCGCCAGCCTTGAACTCGCGCTTTCCAAAGCGGCACCAGGCAGCGAAGCTCTCGGAGTTTGTCCAGCAGATCTCCTCGCTCTTGAGGCCCAGGTGGCCGCAGGCGTTCTGTACCACCAGCTCGGCCACCAGCGGGCGGTAGCGGTACCAGCTATTCACCACCCGGCCCACGTTGGCCGCGCCCGCCTGGTACAGGCTGTCCTGGCGGATCTCGCCTTGGTGCAGGTGGATGATCTGCCCGCCTCCCACGTAGAcggcccagtgaggggctggcgCGGGCTGCTCGCTCGCTGGCTGTAGCCACAGCAGCTCCAGCAGGTCGCCCGGCTCGCAGATCGCTGGCAGCGCGGTGACCGCGTAGACACTTAAGTCGGCGCCCTGAGGGCCGCCGGTCACTTTGGAAAAGATGCATTCCTGGCCCCGGAAGGCGGAGAACTGAGTCTCGTTGAGGACTAGCTGGTgcagcaggtggtggtggtggcgactGGGGCTCTCTGGACAGGGGCTGCAACCTGGGGGGCCCTTCACACCAAACTTGTCCTGCTGCCCGCGTTCGTCCAGGTCCTCCTCCTCATCGGAGAAAAAGTAGGCAACCCCGACTCGCAGCTCGTCCTTCTCAATCCCAGATGGGTCCCCAGTGGGCAACTCGCTGTAGTTGAGGTGGGTGATGCGGTCCAGTTGGTTGCCCATCAATGACGCGGCGAGGCCAGGGCCAGGAACTGAGATCTGccgagggagagaggacagacacCGTCAGAGTCCGAGCTGACCCTCCTGGTGTCCCCTGCCCAAGGCATTCAGTTCCCCTAGGGCCTGCAGCTTGCCTAAGCACAGGCACTTAAGTCCCCTGCGCCAGCCAACTTTGCAGATCCTCCCTGGGGTAGGAAAGGGGACACAGAAGACAGCACCAGTCTCGGGGGCCAGAGCAGACAGCATGCCAGCTCAGCCAGCCTCTGACTCTGCCTGGGAACCCTGCCCTGTAACTTCCACAGGAGAAAGCGCAGGCGGACTAGAGAGCATGTTTGGTTCAAGTGGGCGAAGAGAGCGCAGGTTGTGGCAAGGTGGGAGCTGGGTACTCAGAAAGAAGGGAGGGTGTCAAGAGAAGCCCTAGGGCCCTAAGCTAGAGCAAGCTGAGCTCACATTGTGGTCGCCATCCTCTGCAGCCCACCTGCTTGTTTTGCACCGGGTCACACCCCATCCCTGACAGTGGCTTGCACAATGACAGACTCGTTTGCAAGGATTCACTTGACATCAGCAACATTTTGCACACTTGGAGTCCAGACACTGACAGCCTGGTACATACACCCACAATGCTAATGTCATACACCCACAATAACACATTTTGGCGACCACATATTGGCATCCTCTTACCCCCAATTCCTACACAATTCCGGACGAACGCCTGCACACTTGCCAATGCACGTACACTCAAGCGCCTGGGCACACCTGCCCACGCAGGCAGGTACACTCTGCCCTCTGTTTCCCTGCCTTCTCGCAGAGCCAATCGGACTGCGCCAGGGCGAGGCTGCTCTGTCTAAAATAACCTAACAAAGAGACAAGGGAGGCAAGGCGAAATCCATGGTGAATATTAttagtgcagtgtgtgtgtgtgtgtgtgtgtgtgtgtgtgtgtgtgtgtgtgtaaagagatcTACTTTCAACCCAAAGAgcccctctctctcctacccAGCACACGATCCACACAATCGGACGAAGAAAACCCATTTTTAAGGCAAAGAAAGCGGCTTATTCGTACCCGTGATTTCCCTGCGCCTGAAACCCCAAACTCCTTTTAAAGTCTCCAGGTCCCCATGGGTGCTGTGGAGGTGGCAGCGGTGAGTAGGTCCTGGAGGCGCGTGTGATTGCGGTTCAGAGTCAGCCGGAGGCAAGCAGTTCAGTGCGGTCCCCAGAGCGGTGCGGGTGCGCTCCGCGTCTAGGCTGGCTTGGGCGTCTGCTTCACCTGGCAAGTCCTGGCTCCACTCGGCTTCCCGACAGCCGCGCGGACGACTCTTAAATCGCCTGAACAGCCGTTTTCCAGGACCGCCCCAGCTTGCGTCCATTGGCTGAAACAGGCGCTAGAGCCCTGCCAATCTCTGCTGGGGGTGGGATCAGGGGCGGGCCACAATTGTGCTCCGCCgtgcccagccccctccctctccccccgccgcctccccccccctcctcccgcGTTCTCCAACCTAGCTGCTTTGGGAGCGTAGGTGTGAGCTCCAGTTGCGGAGCTCAAGAGGGGCGTGGCAATTGCACCCCGCTGCTCCTTTGCAACTGAGTCCCGGGTAACTGAGAACACTGTACGCCCGCGTTAGTGTTCTGTATTCCAAGGGGACAGATTCCAGAAGGAAAGCTGAGTTTGGGGgtgaaaaaaaaagcactctgcGTGGTCCAGGCATTGTGAGTGGATAAAATCCGGGAGCCCTGTCTTTGAGGCTGCTTTGATGGGACTTGGGAGTCTTGTTTGGCTCCTGACTGTCGCGCACTCTCTTCTGCTCCTGTCGTCACAGAAGGCTTAGAAATTGCAGGATGGTGCTCAGCGCCTGTCCTTTGAGCCAAGTGAAAGTGCTGACCCAGCGCCTGCTATGGCGCCTAGTTTTAAAAGGAGAGCCTTGTAGGTGTCAAAGGCTACAAGAAAGTCTGAGCTTTGGCTGGCCCCATCCCTGAATGCGCCTTTGTCTTCAGCCTCCCATTTCCCATGAATAGACTGAATTTTAAATGCTAGCTGATATTAGTTGCATGAAACTGTTTCACAATTCTAGAATTATCATAGCTAAGggaattttgtttggttttgtgtgtgcgtgcgtgcctgcgtgggggggggccgggggggggtaAGTGTCCATTAGTCCTTGAGGATGGAATGAATGCACTAGTACTGGATCCAACAAGGTGACTTTCTTTCATAAAAGGAAATTCTAGACCAACAGTTTCCAAACACTACCTTAAGCTTTAGAACAATTTTTGGGCTTTCTGGTTGGGTCTTAACGCTACTTTTCATTGaaacccatctctctctgtctctgtttctgtctctgtctctgtctctgtctctctgtctgtctgtctctctccctctccccctcctctatcccccctcccccaactccttcttgctgtctttcaaggctctctcctctctcttctctctcctccctcactccctcaaaATACTGCATTTCATTACAAAAGTTTTTGGACTTACCTTCTGAACCACACGTGTGCTTTGCAGACTACCCAGCTGAATTCTGGACCTCCCTGGCAACATCTGGCACAGGATGGGCTTCATCAGTAGTAACCAATAGAACTACAGTGGCCATCTTCCCTGTGCTCAGAGATTTAGGTAGACAATTTAATCTTTAGACCTCTCTAAGGCATTCACTAATATCTGATTTGTagcaaataagcaaatatatgAAGGTCAGGCAGAAACAACAACCTAGTCAAAGTTTATAAGAAGTTTAGTTCTTTTTCATACAAACTGTAGTGTTTGTTGTTGGACTAAATCTTGCTTcgcagtatgaaaaaaaaaaagcaacaacaaaaacgagTGTTTCAAAGAAGTTAGCTGGTTGGCCTGTGTTCACAGGAGAGTGGTGTGTGTTGCCAGCCTTTCTCTGCTGGACAGTCTGGCTGAATCTTCTCAAGGTACACATcatgttctgctttgcttttatgAATGTTGCTTGGCTACCTTCATAGCAGCCAAGTGTAGTGATTTATCAAGGTGGAAAACTTCATAAGCACTGATGATGGTTTTTAAATCAACCATCTGTATAGTTATATTTACTTAAATTGTTTCGGAGAATTGACCATTGTCCAAGTGGTGGGTTGAATGGGACTGGCCCCCAGAATGGGTTCATATTTTTGTATGATTGGTCTCTATTGATGGAACTGCTTGAGAGAGATTAAGAGGTGTGGACATATTGGAAGagatgtgtcactgtgggtgggctttgaggtttcaaaagcctaggCCACTCTCAGCACCTCCCCCACCTTATGCTTGTGAGTAAGGATGTAAACTTTCAGCTAGTGCTCCAGCAACATGTCTGCCTTCCTGCTcccatgctcccaccatgatgggcaTGAACCTTAAACCCCTGAAAGTGTAAACCTCCAAATAAACACTtttgttttataagttgccttggtcacagtgtctctttgcagcaatagaagagtaactgAGGCAGTCCACTTGTAAGTTGTTAGAAAATAAGTTGGCCTCCTTGAAAGGAGTGACTACATGTTTCAAAAATACTTTTAGTAATTGATATACACAACAAACACTTCAGTTTTGCCATGGAAGTCGAGAGAGTTGAACACGTAATTTCTGAAATCAAGAAGTGTTATTGTTCTTGTTATCAACTGGACTTTGGGATGTTGGGAAGATGTCTGAGCTGATATCTGAGAAGAACTCATTAAAGGCAGTTCAGCTTTTGATTTTGAAAAACCTTAATTTTTAGTCCTCCAGCCCCAAGGTCAATGTGGCACCCTGTGCGGTCCACAGGCTGTTCAATCCTACCCATTATGTTTCCTGTTACCCCAGAGTGCAAAGTGAACAGGCTGTTCTTTGTTACTTAGTATCCTAATGTTCCCAAtgatatttcatataaaattttgTTACTGCATGGATATATATTCCCTAATGTTTAAATGTTAGTATGCAGATTTTGGTTATTTCTTCCATCCCCTCTTTCCTGTCAGGATAAAAAACTGATTGTTTTATTCACAAATGGGAATAAACATACCAGGGGCCTCTCTGAAATATAATGAAACTGGGGAAAGAAAGAATCTAAGAATAAACTGAGGTCTATGCGTCTACGTTATGTAAACTCTGGCAATTACAAAGAGACTAGAAAGAATCCAGTATTTGGAAATGCTCAAGACCAGCACATGACATTGTAAGTTGCtttatgtgttaattttttaaagcccATGTCCCCTGCTTCTACACAGAAGAATCGCAGTATTATAGAAACTAGAAGATAGTTGTCTTTAACTCAACTGGAAGCCAGCTAAGTTTGAGCTGTTCTTCACCACCCGGAAGCTCCCCATGGATGTCAGTTTCTCATCTGTAAGAAGATAGATAAAAATACTGTGTGCCTCTTGGGGATACTGCACACTTGAGCTTGTGAGAACAGCAGCTGTCACAGGGAGTCTTCATCAGTGTTAtcttgttgctattgttgttggtAGAAGCGGGGAGAGAATCATATGTCTTAGTTATGGTAACAACTACAGCCTAGAGAGCCATGGCTGTCCCCACCAAGGGTATAGTATTGGTTCTAATGGCTTGGAGAATCCTGGGAGCATCTGGAGAGCATGGCCATACCCAAAACTCCCTTTGAGTTTATGTATGTGAACTCTAGGACTAATCACACCTGGGTACCCAAGAATTTGAATCATTTAAGCGAACACTTTCAAGTGTGAGTAACAGGAATGTGGGGGGGTCTCAGAGTGACTTAAGAGTCATCTATCTGTATGTCACTTTTTCTTCTGGTGTCATCTTCCTGCTTTGCCTCTGTATTCCTTCTCCTTCACCAGAGGAGTGCCTGTCCTTCATATGCTAGTGATTGAGCCTTGGGCCCTTGGGTCCTTGGGATTTTGAATCAGGCTGACATCCTTTCAAATGACCTTAGAGAAAGGACTCAGGAGTGAGAGTTTTCCATGAACATCATCTTCTGTCATTGTTTTCGAAGCAatgcttttgcttttaattatctGCCCTACTTTTAGCATGTATCACTTAGTCCTGTTTCCTGTCCTTGGCTTCCTCCGGCAGTTGATCTGTGCTGAAGAATACTATGTAGCCACTTGGGAACAGAGCCTGTACAAGAGCTTCACAGAGCCCattgcccttttttaaggcaaTCTACTGAACACCAAGACCTGCAATGCAATGTGAATGGAAGAGGAAATGAGTGGAAGCCATTCAATCTCAGATTGATCTTCTAAAAGGTTAACATGCCCATGAACTTCCTGTTTGGGCTAGAGACTAGAGTTCCTGAATGGCTCCGTAAAGCAGATAATGTCCCTTCTCAAACTAATGTATCATGTGGCTGAGATAGGAAGTCACAAACTGAAATCTCCATTATTTGTGGTTATCTATAGCAGCAGCTACTCTTTAGAGACTacacatctcaaaaacaaattattttatgcttctttttctgttaattttatcCTGTTTTCAGGATCAACTTGCCTGAAGTCCCTGTAACATTTCAGAAAGTTCACATCACTCAGCTAATTTTGAGTATGATGGAGCTCAAACCTAGGTCTACAACACTGGTCCATGACAGATCCCCCGAATTTAAGGAATCCACAATGGCTGTGTTGCCCTCATTAACTCCTGCCTCAGACTAGGTGTGCTCTGTAAATTCCTGAAGTATCCCTGTGACTAACCTACCTCTGCCTACTGTCTTATTTTTCTAGTCTACATGAATCATAGGGTAACCTCGAGTAATAAGAGTCCTGCTTCCTTTGCCTGTCCTCATGTATCAATACTCAAATGTTCTACTTTTGCTTAATTGGCCTCCTAGGACGTTGAGTTTGTCTCCCACCACTTATtggctattttgtttctttctttcattatagTTTCAGTTCTTATCTACAAATGAATGTTCCTATTAAATTATCTTTAGTGACATCAAATCGTTGAATCCCTAAAGACTCCTGAATACTCTCTGGCAAAGCCTTCAGAAACCACATGTTTAATATTTTGCAGTGTCTGAATTATGCAGAGATGTCTACACCCAGTATATGTCTTCCTGTGTGGCCTCTTGCATTTAAGACATGCATTTGGTAGGAGGTGTCGTTTTACCACAATGTGTTAGTAATAGGTTAGCCTTTCAAGTTGATCCTGGGTTGCTATTACACATAGtgtactgttgttgttgttgttgttgttgttgttgttttgctttgttccctTCCTCATCTAAATTCCATTCAAAGTATATAACTCCGGAGTGCCCGCTGTTGCTATATATATGTCCCCTCAACCCATTCTAATCAAGACCATCCTTTATGTTTCTGTAACCCTGCGTGTGTATTGGCCATGAGATATTAAAGATATCAAAACACTTCTTCACCACCAACTCACATTATAGGTTgattctctgttttcctttttttgtccCCTGGAAAGACTAAGAAGTGTTTGAGGAAAAGCCCCAAGAACAGTCAAATTTGCATGATGTATGTGAAACTTGAATGAGGCTTGGTACCTACTGTAACTTCACAGAACTGGCCTGACTCAATGCATGTTTGCATGGCAGTTTCTGTTTTAAGCACCAAACtttcagtgtttgttttattttttgatacctTGAACACACTGATACTCAACATGTTTTAAATTAGGTCCTGTACAAGAATGCTGGCTATGTGACATTCAGTACTAGGCTTTCAGATGGTCCTCTAAAATCATCAGTATAgctgagaaaaatgcaaattctcCATACTGGAGCAGTTTCAATGGGTAAGCTGAGCAAGCAtgcggacctgagttcaggtccccagatcTCCCACAAACATTGAGGCAAAGCCTGGTACAATTGTAGCACTATTATGGGAGCGGAGATATGTGGGTAGGAAGGTTGAAGAGAGACAAGGGTATCATGGGGGCTTGTCCTAGCCAACCAATCTAAGTGAAGAAACACCAAGCTCCAGCTTCAAAGAGAGACACTGTCACAAGGGATAAGCTGGAGAGCAATAGTGACCAACTGAtcttttcttctgacttccactggGGCATATTTATGTGCACAGTTGCAAgcacacatgcttgtgcacataatgcacacacacactactcgtCAGAAGTTTTTAATGCAATGGTCCTCATcctgtgggttgtgatcccttTTGGGGGTTGAACGAcattttcacaggggtcacatatcagacatttatattataattcataatagtagtaaagttacagttatgaagtagtaatacAAATAATcttatgcttgggggtcaccacaacatgaggaactatctTAAAGGGTCAGAGCATTAGAAAGGATAAGAATCACTTTTCTACTGGAACAGAACtggtccaacaatggctgtctaagAATCCAGTAATTGTTCAATCCAAGGGCTGGATGTCTTACCTGGTCTCCGGTATATACTTCAGGATTCTCAAGATATTAGGCTTtcatgccagtgaaggaatggacgtGCCAATGAAAGGGCGAATAAGCAAGTAAAGAGTGAAAGCTTTCTTCTCCCCTGTCCTTTATGTAGGGTGACACTCGAAGGTGGGGTCCAGCTTAGAAGTGAATTTTCCTGcttcaaaagatctggattaaagggaAGTCTTCCTACtttaaatgattaaatgaataaaaattctcACAGGAGTATGTAACCACTTAGATTTTAGTTAGCTCCAGTTGTAGTCAAGTCGGCAACCAagaatggtacacacacacacacacacacacacacacacacacacacacacacacatgcacacacacacgcaccactaccaccaccaccaccatcaacaacaacaacaacaaatacagaTGCTTAGATTCATCCCCAATCCATTGAAACTTAGGATTTGCTCTAAGAagatgggttttatttttttatctttaaaaaacaacaaaaaaaaaaaagatgtatttacttaatgtatgttagtgctctatctgcatgtacacctgctgccAGAAGGGGtcgttagatcacattatagatggttgcaagccaccatgtggtttctgggaattgaactctggacccctaaaagagcagacagtgctcttaaccactgagccatctctccagcccggaagCTGCATTTTAAAGAGCATCCCAGGCATGCTAGATAGTGTTTTATAATCACTAGCAAAGCAAGTCAGATGTAGGAAATCAGTTGCTAACTCTCCAGTACAGTGGCAGCCCTTCTAGGAGGCAGCCCCATTAAGAACAGTTGGGATTTTGCTCTCCACCTTTTCTGGTTCATTTCAGCAGAAGTGAGAGGCATTTTAGACTTGTTTATATGAAGTTGATTTGAAAAGAGAACAATTTGCAATCCAAAT
This window of the Acomys russatus chromosome 1, mAcoRus1.1, whole genome shotgun sequence genome carries:
- the Lratd1 gene encoding protein LRATD1, yielding MGNQLDRITHLNYSELPTGDPSGIEKDELRVGVAYFFSDEEEDLDERGQQDKFGVKGPPGCSPCPESPSRHHHHLLHQLVLNETQFSAFRGQECIFSKVTGGPQGADLSVYAVTALPAICEPGDLLELLWLQPASEQPAPAPHWAVYVGGGQIIHLHQGEIRQDSLYQAGAANVGRVVNSWYRYRPLVAELVVQNACGHLGLKSEEICWTNSESFAAWCRFGKREFKAGGEVPAGTQPPQQQYYLKVHLEENKVHTARFHSLEDLIREKRRIDASGRLRVLQELEDFVDDKE